A genomic segment from Amycolatopsis camponoti encodes:
- a CDS encoding minor capsid protein, translating into MTILEEVAALLEELGLGNYESGGTGGDIFLLAMPATPDAALVLSRLPGAESDARLPYDEPVVQIRVRGTPKNAVAAEAKAQAVYDAVHGLGNRRLPGNTWLVSSVGTQAGPVYVGRDAGDRDEWSVALRMELHRPVGNRA; encoded by the coding sequence GTGACAATTCTCGAAGAAGTCGCTGCGCTGCTTGAGGAATTGGGGCTGGGGAACTACGAATCCGGCGGTACCGGCGGCGACATCTTCCTGCTCGCGATGCCGGCCACTCCGGACGCGGCCCTCGTGCTGAGCCGGCTTCCCGGCGCGGAGTCCGACGCGCGGCTTCCCTACGACGAACCCGTGGTCCAGATCCGCGTGCGCGGCACCCCGAAGAACGCCGTCGCAGCCGAGGCGAAGGCGCAAGCCGTCTACGACGCCGTGCACGGGCTGGGAAACCGGCGGCTGCCCGGCAACACCTGGCTCGTCTCCAGCGTCGGCACGCAGGCCGGTCCGGTCTACGTCGGACGCGACGCCGGCGACCGCGACGAATGGTCCGTCGCGCTGCGGATGGAGCTGCACCGCCCCGTCGGCAACCGCGCCTGA
- a CDS encoding phage tail tube protein, whose protein sequence is MPTVKINARDIIIQVAETNGTTWTPIGGLNSAVPNAGENEEVVDTTTFDSAGNYEQEVIQRGATLALEGFLLKDPANGAQDPGQARVEALATQVGFASVGKIRFRHPVDTQWKVWNATFSLGEHGGGNNDKYAWVATVTRSGPSTAAAVSASVAEDGE, encoded by the coding sequence ATGCCCACTGTCAAGATCAACGCCCGCGACATCATCATCCAGGTCGCCGAGACCAACGGCACCACCTGGACGCCGATCGGGGGCCTCAACTCCGCCGTGCCCAACGCCGGCGAGAACGAAGAGGTCGTCGACACCACGACGTTCGACTCGGCGGGGAACTACGAGCAGGAGGTCATCCAGCGCGGCGCGACGCTCGCGCTGGAAGGGTTCCTGCTGAAGGACCCGGCCAACGGCGCGCAGGACCCGGGCCAGGCCCGCGTCGAAGCGCTGGCCACGCAGGTCGGGTTCGCCAGCGTCGGCAAGATCCGCTTCCGGCACCCGGTGGACACGCAGTGGAAGGTCTGGAACGCGACCTTCAGCCTCGGCGAGCACGGCGGTGGCAACAACGACAAGTACGCCTGGGTCGCCACCGTCACCCGGTCCGGGCCGTCGACCGCCGCCGCCGTCAGCGCGAGCGTCGCGGAGGACGGCGAATGA
- a CDS encoding phage tail protein, whose translation MALTIGDFTANLSINDEQFKAVLGEMQKKFDEAKGLMLKSADEWGAGVSQRLSAAHGPVVGTAANIGIQAATALGGGLLSILSGPVIALLGEGIQAGLNAALGFISQNFQPALAAVSGFISGTVVPVFQALASWIEANKTPIMIVGGVLLTFFLPALVQVGIQAAIAAAGMVASFATMAASAVVSAASTVASWIAMSVQAAISGAISLATMIQQVIQWGLMGWAALATAAQVVAAWVMMGVESLIAGAKMAAAWLLAMGPIPLIIAAVVALVALIIANWDTIVAWTKAAFQAIWDFLKMVWSAIVSAIQVAINGVIAAIGWLGQLPGMVIGWFGSIVSGAVGKLGELLSWLGGLPGMILRALGNLGNLLLDVGSSILEGLWNGIKNAANWIKDKIIGLIKDIIPGPIKSILGINSPSKVAAELGRWVPLGLAQGIEQTSTAVSRASTELAGLVTNRLGDLATVQPRAPAFAGAGFAADGPQPDRAVVHIENFYATPSQTPRDIAGDLDWMSRGGG comes from the coding sequence ATGGCGTTGACGATCGGTGACTTCACGGCGAACCTGAGCATCAACGACGAGCAGTTCAAGGCCGTGCTCGGCGAAATGCAGAAGAAGTTCGACGAAGCCAAGGGCTTGATGCTCAAGAGCGCCGACGAATGGGGCGCGGGCGTATCGCAGCGGCTGAGCGCGGCGCACGGCCCGGTGGTCGGCACCGCGGCGAACATCGGGATCCAGGCCGCGACGGCGCTGGGCGGCGGGTTGCTGTCCATCCTCAGCGGACCCGTCATCGCGTTGCTCGGGGAAGGGATACAAGCGGGCCTGAACGCGGCGCTGGGCTTCATTTCCCAGAACTTCCAGCCGGCGCTCGCCGCGGTGTCGGGCTTCATCTCCGGCACGGTGGTGCCGGTGTTCCAGGCGCTGGCGAGCTGGATCGAGGCCAACAAGACCCCGATCATGATCGTGGGCGGCGTGCTCCTGACCTTCTTCCTGCCCGCGCTCGTCCAAGTCGGGATCCAGGCCGCGATCGCCGCGGCCGGGATGGTCGCCTCGTTCGCCACGATGGCGGCCTCGGCGGTGGTCTCGGCGGCCTCGACGGTGGCTTCCTGGATCGCCATGTCGGTGCAGGCGGCCATCTCCGGGGCGATCTCCCTCGCGACGATGATCCAGCAGGTCATCCAGTGGGGACTGATGGGCTGGGCCGCGCTCGCCACCGCCGCGCAAGTCGTCGCCGCCTGGGTGATGATGGGCGTCGAATCGCTGATCGCCGGCGCCAAGATGGCCGCGGCGTGGCTGCTCGCGATGGGCCCGATCCCGCTGATCATCGCGGCCGTGGTCGCGCTCGTGGCGTTGATCATCGCCAACTGGGACACGATCGTCGCGTGGACCAAGGCCGCGTTCCAGGCCATCTGGGACTTCCTCAAGATGGTGTGGAGCGCGATCGTCTCGGCGATCCAGGTCGCGATCAACGGCGTCATCGCCGCGATCGGCTGGCTGGGCCAGCTGCCCGGCATGGTGATCGGCTGGTTCGGCTCGATCGTCAGCGGTGCCGTCGGGAAGCTCGGCGAGCTGCTGTCGTGGCTCGGCGGCCTGCCCGGGATGATCCTGCGCGCGCTGGGCAACCTCGGCAACCTGCTGCTCGACGTCGGCAGCTCGATCCTCGAAGGCCTGTGGAACGGCATCAAGAACGCCGCGAACTGGATCAAGGACAAGATCATCGGGCTGATCAAGGACATCATCCCCGGCCCGATCAAGTCGATCCTCGGCATCAACTCGCCGTCGAAGGTGGCCGCCGAGCTCGGCCGCTGGGTGCCGCTGGGGCTGGCCCAGGGCATCGAGCAGACGAGCACCGCCGTGTCACGGGCGTCGACCGAGCTGGCCGGCCTGGTGACGAACCGGCTCGGTGACCTCGCGACCGTCCAGCCGCGGGCGCCGGCCTTCGCCGGTGCCGGGTTCGCCGCGGACGGGCCGCAGCCGGACCGGGCCGTGGTGCACATCGAGAACTTCTACGCCACACCCAGCCAGACCCCGCGCGACATCGCGGGCGACCTGGACTGGATGTCCCGAGGGGGTGGCTGA